In the Silene latifolia isolate original U9 population chromosome 1, ASM4854445v1, whole genome shotgun sequence genome, CCTCTGAAAAGCACCAAATTATCGAAGTATGCATCTGACCTTCCCACTGTCTGCCCTAGAATACTCTTATCAGGACCAGCAGGTAGCATTCATATCCGTGCTTTATGTTTCATTTGCGCATCCTGTATCTAATTTGATATCAACTATTTTCTTGCGGCGCGCACTCGTACTTGATTCATAGTTCATACTTGATTCACATCGAGATTTATATTTCAGGGTCAGAGATTTACCAAGAAACTTTATCAAAGGCATTGGCTAAGCATTTTAATGCTAAAATTTTGATAGTGGAGGGTCTTCTGTTGCCTGGGGTGAGCTCCTAAAATATATGGTGCTATCAACGTTTGACTACCTTCATTTTTCTAGTCAATTAAATAGCTTATAATGCGTTAAGAGGTTGTCGGTTTCGGTAGATGCTTTTGATGATATATTTGCTTGTTGGGAAAAATGGTGATGGATGAATTATTTCAGGGACCTACTGTGAAGGAAGCTGATATTTCAAAAGAAAGCTCCAAACCTGAAAAGCCTAGCATACACGCAAAACATGCAGTATCTGCGGCATTAAGACTGAAGAAACCAGCCTCAAGTGTTGAGGCAGACATCACTATTGGACCTGCTAGGACAGCTCAACTACCCAAAAATGAAGCATCGACTGCATCTTCAAGGCAGTACAGTTTTAAAGAGGGTGAGTATATTTTGCTCACAAAGACTCATGGGAGACTGTCTCACTCAATTGTGTTTCGTTTGGTCTTGTCTCCCCGTTCCTTATTTTTTTTCTGTTTCTTGATACACTGTGCCTCCAGTGTTGCAATTACGCCGTACGATTTTCTCACCTCTTTGATGTTTATATTTCGCAAAACCCAGTACTCTTTACGGCTTGAGCAGATGAGCTAACGTGGCTACCTTGACTTTCTCTGTCAATCTGTCACCGCTTAGCAAGTCCTTCTCCATTTACGGTAGAAGAGTTGGGAATGTGGGCTTGAGGAGGGCCAGCAGGGTATATGGCTAAGCTATTGGCCCTTATTTGGTCGTGGCTAGGGTGGTTATTTCGACAGCATAATACCCCATAAGCCCTTTTGTATGTCTTGTTCCACTGTGGTGGCATAAGGGGACCTTGTCAATTGTCATACTTGATTGGCATGAGGTATTTTTAAGGCCTCAGGTGGATGGGTTATCTTATCAATCCAAATATTTATTTGCCACATTCCTGTGTGAAGCTAAGATGAACCGTCCTAAATTTTGACATTCCTTGTTTCTTGTTTATTTTTGCTCGTTTGGCGTATTATTTGTGGGACACAATTTTATAATTCACTGATATATATAATTTTTATTTCGCAGGTGATAGAGTGAAGTTTGTAGGTCCAAGTTCAACGCCACCACCTGTGGCTTCAATAGTGCCACAACTGAGGTATTTTGCCTTTTATCGTCATCTCTTGTTGGTGCTGCCGACCATTTTTTCTGTTGCTTGTTTTAACATCTCCTTTCGAAGTGTGATATATTGCGCAATGAGCTTCTTAGTGTATGATTCAAGGTGTTGACTAATTGTATTTGTTGTCACAAAACAATGTATGAAACCTGATCTAGATTGTGATCATCTTTTGAAACATTTTCTTCTGCATGAGGAGTGACCTTAAATAAAGCTTATTGATTGCAAAGGCAAACCATGACCTAGACTTAGATAGTATGTTGCGTCAATCTCAATACTTTTGCATCTCCCCTTTCGGCTGTAGAATCATTCTCTGTCACTTTCTAATGAATATATTATTAGGTTGCCAGGGTATGTATCTTAGACAAGCTTTATGCATAAATCAAAGGTTGTGTTAGTGGGAGGCATTGCTTCAAGGCCACGTAGGTCGAGCACTTTAGTGGCTTAATTTTATTGTCTAGTGCTTATGTTTTCCATTGAAAATCTGCGGCTGTTTGGTCCTCATATTAAGTGGCTGATTTTGTTCTTTAGTTTTCTCCATAAACTAAAACAAACATTGAACTGAAACTTTAACATAACCTGAATTATAATCAATTGTCCCAAGCTGTGAATATCATAACCTGAACAATAAAGCACTAATTTACAATATTAAAGAATTCAACAGTTCAGATCTAATATCGTGTGAAACAGATCTTGTATGCTCGGCTAATATGACGAAGCTATTGGACCAGAATACAAGTTTAAATAGTCTAATGTGAATTTCTTTCGCAACATTTCACCAGAGGTTTTTCTTGATATTTACTTGACAATCCAAAACGTAAACTCAGTCTACTGTCTctaattttatatatttttggcgAAACATTTAACCTTCAATCTCTTTACCTTCTACGAATATAGGCTATACCAAACTAGTAACCTAATTGACAAAACGGAATAATTACTTGGAAAAATcctaatttgaaaaaaaaaacgcaattagttcaatcaaaaacaaaaaatcaTGCAACTTAATTATCAAAACGGAATAGTTACTTTGTTTGAGTTGTGAATTGAAAACTACAGTCGAAGAATTTGGAGGAATTTCATTAGGTTTTGAGAGGAAGGAAAAAGAGAGAATTTAGTTTTCTTTTTTTGAGGGGAAGGGTAGTGTATGCAAGTTTTATGAAAAAGTGTATGATTTTGTAAAAGGTGTATATGAAAGAGGAATTGCGTAAAATTGATATAATGTGTGGTTGTTACATGGTAATAGGTTGAACGATTGAGTAAGTCAGTTTTACCCTCATGGCCTCATATTGAAGGATCTCCCCTGTTTTTATTTGTCTCATGTTATTATAACTTTCGATTACCGGcaatttgatttagaaattcaAATATTTCAGGAAAATTTTATGCTTAAGTATCAATTCAAGTAGTTAATAAACACTATTCCACGCGCTGCGTGGGTCCAATACTTTTGTTgtttataagttagaaaatgatgGTGAATGGTGCTTAGCATCATAGTCTGTAACTTGGTACGTGAATACTTTTTACTCCATATATAATTTCGTTGACGAGGGAACTCTCAGATTCTTTAGCTTCTTTTTCAATGGAAATTCTGTGGATAATATCCTTGATTGGTACTCCGTAGAATGAATCTCACTATTTTCTAATTTTGCTTAGTCAAACTAGTTTTTTCCCCTTTTAAACATGCTTCAAATGTGATTTTCACTAACATGCCCACCGCCATGATAGGAATTTTTCAAGATCTTCCACCTTCAAAGCAACTATGAGAAAGTATAATTCACGAACGTAAGGACGATTCTTCTAATTGAAAGAAGGTATATTTAGTGCTACTGTTATAGTTGATTACTGAAATTTCTTCTTGCGGTTGTTTCTTGTTCGCAGTCCCAAAGGGCCTACATATGGCAATCGAGGTAAAGTTGTCCTTGTTTTTAAGGGAAATAAGGCATCAAAGATCGGTGTGAGATTCGATGAGCCAGTTCCTGGTGGCTGCAATCTTGGAGGTAGTTGTGAAAATGGACATGGTTACTTTTGCACAGGTGATTTCTAGCCTCTTACATTTTTGTGTTTCTTGTGTTTAGTGATGCTTCTGTGTATGCATTGTGATTGTTATTATTCTCATTATCTACATTTGTTGGTGGTGAATGACGACTTGTATCTATTTGCAGCCGAAGGGTTATGCTTGGAGAATTCTGCCAGTGATGAGTCTCACAAGCTGGTCATAAATGAAATTTTCGAGGTGAATATTTTTTCATAAGACATATCTTAGTGTTCCTCACTTTTTCCTTATGTTTTGCTCCATGGTCTTCGTGATTAGGTTGCAAAAGATGAATGTAAAAGTTGTCCTTTAATATTGCTTTTAAAAGATATGGAGAAGTCCATAGCGGCCaatccagatgtttttccagagctTAAAAGTAAGCTTGAAAATCTGCCTGACAATCTGGTGGTCATTGCCTCCCACACACAAGCTGACAGCAGGAAAGAAAAGGTATATGATTGAGCTTTTATGTGCTTAGTCTTCATTGAGCAACTTTGCCAATGTCTTGAAAATATGTTCTCACAAGCGTGgggaattttcgaatttttttcagTCACACCCAGGAGGTCTTTTGTTTACCAAGTTTGGCAGCAGCGCAGCTTTCCTTGACCTTGGTCTCCCGGTATACACTATGCTCTAGACTTGTTTGCTACACCTTCATGATCCATTTTTTTGTTTGAGTGAGGGGACACCTTCAAGTGCAAAGTGCACAGCGTACAAAAGGAATAATGATCTATTTCGAGTAAATAGTAATGACAGTGGATAATGGACTATGTTTTATGATATAGACGTTATTAGCTCAGATTTCAAATATGTATTGGTAAAACACATTTAGATCATTTAGTATAATCGATAAATGCAATATAAACCCATCATTTAACATGTAAAAAATGGATATAAAAAGTATATTTGTTTTTATCTCAGATTGGGGCTACATATCTTCATCACCGTATTTGATGAGATATAGGCTTTAAAAAAAATACGCAATTGGGATGAAACTGAACAACAACATTACACcaatgcctcaatggctcccgcaaactACGGATGTACACAGCCTTACCCCTGTGTTACCAACACAAAAAGGCGGTTTCTGAATGATCCCTGTGTCAGGCGTTCCATCTGCTGTCGGTAGATCAGTAAGCTTAACCACAATAGAAATAAGCGTGTACAATTTAGTGAGCCATTTGgcttattccatcataatccatAACCATAGAGCAATGAGTCTTTGACTCCAATTGGGGTGATACTAAGCAGAGAAAAATATTACCATTTTCTATTTTTTGCAAAAACCAAGAAAATCCTCTCATGATGGCATTTTGTTTTTAAGAGATGCGTAATCTTTCTTCAAATTTTTAATTATAGAACTTCGAACCCCGgctaatttttgtatttttccaGAACTAATGTGTTCAGAAACTGTCACGTTTAGATCAAACTCTTCAAGTTTGTGAACCTCAAAAGGCGAGTTTgcctattttattatattttttttttaatttccttCGTTTGCATATACACTGGCATACACTGGCAATAGTATTGCAGACTTGCAGTGTACAATGTTATGGTGCATTAATGTGAAATATAGGCAAATAAATTCTAGAGTCTAAGTTGATGGGAAATGCTGGAATATAAGACATTCTATATTTTACATGGTAGAGTTTATAAGGTGAAGTTTGAGTAAGAGATTGACATGCCATCAGCTACTATATTTTTATATAGATGGATTACGAGTCATCAAAACATGATTTAAGTGATGCGTCATGCATAGTCGGTAGTGCTAAACTAAGTGGTTACATTGTTACAGGATAGTATTGGTAGGTTGAGTGATAGGAATAACAAAGATGGCCCAAAGACAATGAAGCAGCTGACTCGCCTTTTTACAAACAAAATTACCATACAGATGCCTCAGGTGATGAATGGTCTTCTCTGTTGCcagattttttttttgggtagtgcttttttattacaataattttCCCCCTTAAAATAACAGGATGACGATCTGCTATCGGACTGGAAGCAGAAGCTGGAACGTGATATGGAAACCTTGAAGGCTCAGTCAAATATCATCAGCATTCGCTCTGTAAGCCTGCTGCAGTACTTATTGGGGTTTAATTGTGTGGTCCTGGCTATCTAGACTTGTATAGTAATGTGGTTAATTGAATGATCCAATCTTATACTTCCTATAGGGCTATAGGCCGTGAAACTACAATGCTGTTAGTGAAGATACACAAGTCTATTGTTTTAACTAATAGACTGCTGATTATTAACCAATAAGGCCTTTTGATTATTCGGCTTGGAATAACCGAAGGAGAATCTAGTGGTTCTGAGCTTGAGTTCATCTACTTGATGTATTGAGTTTTCTGGCTTTCTATATACATATGCTAAACAATAAGCTGCATTAACATGGCAACATCTCATGTAAAAGGTCAAAGAGTTGTCAGAATCACGAGTTATATTCTTGGTTGCATATGATGAAATTTAGCAACCCTGTAGGAAGTTGCACTTTTCGTATGACTTACATGTTGCTTTTTGAAGGTTTTGAGCCGTATAGGGATCGAATGTTCTGATATCGAGATGCTGAGCATCAAGGATAAAGCACTTACAACTGAAAGTTAGTCCCGTTGTCCCTTTCTAATTACACATGCGCACAGTTACATGCAATATTTGGGCTAATGCGCTTTAATGTTGTAGGTGTGGAAAAAATAATTGGCTGGGCATTAACTCATCACTTTATGCATTGTACTGAAGCTCCAGTAAATGATTCTAAAGTGGTGATGTCTAGTGAAAGGTCATTTTCACGTTTGAATTCCTTTTTGTTATCATTTATGTTGATTGGGCTCTATAATGCATGGGCTAGTATAATGCACATGTTGTTTTGACATGAGTATTGACTTTCTTTTGCAGTATTAGGCATGGACTTCATATTTTGCAGGGCACCGAAGATGAAAATAAGAGCGCAAAGAAGTCGTTGAAGGTATCTATCTTACTGAAACTCATTACAACAGTAACATTCATCTATTCTTGGTATCTAAAGGGAGCTTGATACTTTGTATTTCTCCTAGTTTAGCAGGTGCTAACCTAGAATCTTTCTTTATCAGGATGTCGTCACTGAGAATGATTTCGAAAAGAAGCTTCTTGTGGATGTTATCCCATCTAATGAAATTGGAGTTACTTTTGATGACATTGGTGCACTGGAAACTGTTAAAGACACACTAAAGGAATTGGTAATGCTACCACTTCAAAGGCCTGAATTATTCACAAAAGGACAATTGACGAAGGTTTTCACTTTCTACAATCTATATGCTTTTATGATTCCTTCTCtctcttttccctttttgttgctAAAACCCATCTCTTCCGTAGCCTTGCAAAGGAATACTACTTTTTGGCCCCCCTGGTACCGGGAAAACCATGCTTGCAAAGGCTGTTGCTACCGAGGCTGGGGCGAACTTCATTAACATATCAATGTCGAGCATCGCGTCAAAGGTGTTTCTTTTTCTCGATTTCATATTCATTCTATTTTTTTTCCCTTCTGATCTTGACTTATTTTCTTGTTGATCTTATTTTGTTTATAGTGGTTTGGCGAAGGAGAAAAATATGTGAAAGCAGTTTTTTCTTTAGCCAGTAAGATTGCTCCGAGTGTCATTTTTGTTGATGAGGTAGGTTCCATTTGCTCATGGTCTTGTCTTTTCATAGCTGAGATTATGAATGGAATACTTTATCTACTCTATTTCCCTTCAGTTCTTAATTCTATGTTTCTCCATTGGAGAATAGGTTGATAGCATGTTAGGAAGACGTGAAAATCCAGGAGAACATGAAGCTATGAGAAAGATGAAGAATGAGTTTATGGTTAACTGGGATGGTTTGCGTACTAAGGATCGAGAACGTGTCCTCGTGCTTGCTGCAACTAATAGGccttttgatttggatgaagctGTTATTAGGAGGCTACCGCGAAGGTCAAGCTCTTCTCTCATAATCTAGTACTCGCTTCTTTTCACAAGTTACCTGTCTCAGTAGTGGTTTGTCTTAGTCTTAAAAAATCTATTTTGTCATGGGATAGTTTGTTATTCTacatattttatggtttaattttgACATTTTGTTGTCTACCCCTTTCCATGAATGAACTTCTTTGTTATTCCACATAGTTGGATATTTTCTTTTCGTTTATTAGCTGTGGTCATTATGGTTTGTGACTCTACATATTCAATCAACTTGCATATCTTATACTGTACTTAATTCTTGTGCAAAAGGACTCGCCTCTCGTTGTTTGATTTGCACAAAGCTAAGGGAGTACAGTAAGATGTGAATGGAAATAGAAGTTGATGAAAGATGTGGGGTCACAAACCATAATGACCATAAACACTTACAAAAAGTAAAGATGCTAGTGGGAAGCTTGTTCATGTATACGTAAAAGTGGAGACCAGAATGTTTATTACAGGACGATGAGTATTTATATGTTAAGTCACTTAACATCATAGGTTTATAGTAAAACTAAACACAGCTACATCTTTCCAGATTGAATACACTTAACTATATATATAAACCATTGCGTATGCTGTGGGAAAGCAAGATATTATTTGTTATGGAGACGGCATATCATTTATGGTCCAGCTAGCCCTTTAAAAAGTATTGTTAAAATGTTACAGATTGATGGTTGGCCTGCCAGATGCACCTAACAGGGAAAAAATTTTGCGAGT is a window encoding:
- the LOC141603047 gene encoding uncharacterized protein LOC141603047 isoform X2 codes for the protein MVETRRSSSSSKRSLESPLPPSKRSKEIESSSSNDDKVKKPVDPSPPPPPDTPAVKIEVEVGSPDPTSIAPTKPSDLDKTPVHEDLTVVVAREKEGKVAGKQPRAKRSIRALPAAWGRLISESAENPTLSIYGSEFTIGYGRQCDLSLRESPVSKNICKLNRVEQGGASIIKLEITVAKVTVTVNNMAYQKSSSPITVIGGDELIFDGRHAYIFQQLSEDTVAASGLPPSVAILEGQRAPATSRDASTVAGAMASISNISKRFSRLPLSRGNDDDSGPSSGSGASDIGTCNVDMNDLEDYTSPALAHKDAVPLSDENMNVDDLERDTGLDTDDGAIAGVNNELSPLLQLLSGTPPVDGDISRTLEKFLGDTSVTNLLEEQRRLRELLKNLERPNFESARRQEFKDTLRKSILPFSEIDVSFETFPYFLSETTKSILIAAAYFPLKSTKLSKYASDLPTVCPRILLSGPAGSEIYQETLSKALAKHFNAKILIVEGLLLPGGPTVKEADISKESSKPEKPSIHAKHAVSAALRLKKPASSVEADITIGPARTAQLPKNEASTASSRQYSFKEGDRVKFVGPSSTPPPVASIVPQLRNFSRSSTFKATMRKYNSRTPKGPTYGNRGKVVLVFKGNKASKIGVRFDEPVPGGCNLGGSCENGHGYFCTAEGLCLENSASDESHKLVINEIFEVAKDECKSCPLILLLKDMEKSIAANPDVFPELKSKLENLPDNLVVIASHTQADSRKEKSHPGGLLFTKFGSSAAFLDLGLPDSIGRLSDRNNKDGPKTMKQLTRLFTNKITIQMPQDDDLLSDWKQKLERDMETLKAQSNIISIRSVLSRIGIECSDIEMLSIKDKALTTESVEKIIGWALTHHFMHCTEAPVNDSKVVMSSESIRHGLHILQGTEDENKSAKKSLKDVVTENDFEKKLLVDVIPSNEIGVTFDDIGALETVKDTLKELVMLPLQRPELFTKGQLTKPCKGILLFGPPGTGKTMLAKAVATEAGANFINISMSSIASKWFGEGEKYVKAVFSLASKIAPSVIFVDEVDSMLGRRENPGEHEAMRKMKNEFMVNWDGLRTKDRERVLVLAATNRPFDLDEAVIRRLPRRLMVGLPDAPNREKILRVILAKEELALDVDLAQVANMTDGYSGSDLKNLCVTAAYCPIREILEKEKKEKALASTESRSPILCGGDDVRSLNMSDFKYAQEQVCASFSSESTNMNELIRWNDLYGEGGSRKKSSLSYFM
- the LOC141603047 gene encoding uncharacterized protein LOC141603047 isoform X1, translated to MVETRRSSSSSKRSLESPLPPSKRSKEIESSSSNDDKVKKPVDPSPPPPPDTPAVKIEVEVGSPDPTSIAPTKPSDLDKTPVHVEDLTVVVAREKEGKVAGKQPRAKRSIRALPAAWGRLISESAENPTLSIYGSEFTIGYGRQCDLSLRESPVSKNICKLNRVEQGGASIIKLEITVAKVTVTVNNMAYQKSSSPITVIGGDELIFDGRHAYIFQQLSEDTVAASGLPPSVAILEGQRAPATSRDASTVAGAMASISNISKRFSRLPLSRGNDDDSGPSSGSGASDIGTCNVDMNDLEDYTSPALAHKDAVPLSDENMNVDDLERDTGLDTDDGAIAGVNNELSPLLQLLSGTPPVDGDISRTLEKFLGDTSVTNLLEEQRRLRELLKNLERPNFESARRQEFKDTLRKSILPFSEIDVSFETFPYFLSETTKSILIAAAYFPLKSTKLSKYASDLPTVCPRILLSGPAGSEIYQETLSKALAKHFNAKILIVEGLLLPGGPTVKEADISKESSKPEKPSIHAKHAVSAALRLKKPASSVEADITIGPARTAQLPKNEASTASSRQYSFKEGDRVKFVGPSSTPPPVASIVPQLRNFSRSSTFKATMRKYNSRTPKGPTYGNRGKVVLVFKGNKASKIGVRFDEPVPGGCNLGGSCENGHGYFCTAEGLCLENSASDESHKLVINEIFEVAKDECKSCPLILLLKDMEKSIAANPDVFPELKSKLENLPDNLVVIASHTQADSRKEKSHPGGLLFTKFGSSAAFLDLGLPDSIGRLSDRNNKDGPKTMKQLTRLFTNKITIQMPQDDDLLSDWKQKLERDMETLKAQSNIISIRSVLSRIGIECSDIEMLSIKDKALTTESVEKIIGWALTHHFMHCTEAPVNDSKVVMSSESIRHGLHILQGTEDENKSAKKSLKDVVTENDFEKKLLVDVIPSNEIGVTFDDIGALETVKDTLKELVMLPLQRPELFTKGQLTKPCKGILLFGPPGTGKTMLAKAVATEAGANFINISMSSIASKWFGEGEKYVKAVFSLASKIAPSVIFVDEVDSMLGRRENPGEHEAMRKMKNEFMVNWDGLRTKDRERVLVLAATNRPFDLDEAVIRRLPRRLMVGLPDAPNREKILRVILAKEELALDVDLAQVANMTDGYSGSDLKNLCVTAAYCPIREILEKEKKEKALASTESRSPILCGGDDVRSLNMSDFKYAQEQVCASFSSESTNMNELIRWNDLYGEGGSRKKSSLSYFM